In Nicotiana tabacum cultivar K326 chromosome 2, ASM71507v2, whole genome shotgun sequence, the following proteins share a genomic window:
- the LOC107767119 gene encoding uncharacterized protein LOC107767119 — translation MDPTAIIEHLKKMFCTQSRTTRYQLSKALFGSKLTGNSPVGPYVNHMIDLIEELEKLGCKLGKKLSQDLILQSLSESFSQFVINFNMHKMDCDLHEMLNMLIDYENQLASEKEKGTIMLVRNSSKKKGKGKYKPKKKHTAPKGGVTKPKGKGGKANQSDAECFHY, via the coding sequence ATGGATCCAACTGCAATCATTGAACATCTTAAGAAGATGTTTTGTACACAAAGTAGGACAACTAGATACCAGCTATCTAAGGCTTTATTTGGATCCAAATTGACTGGAAACTCTCCAGTTGGACCCTATGTCAATCATATGATTGATCTTATTGAAGAACTTGAGAAGTTGGGGTGCAAACTGGGTAAAAAGCTTTCTCAAGATTTGATCTTACAGTCACTCTCTGAATCTTTTTCACAATTTGTTATTAATTTCAATATGCATAAAATGGACTGTGATCTTCATGAGATGCTTAACATGCTGATTGATTATGAGAATCAACTTGCATCTGAGAAGGAGAAAGGAACTATCATGTTGGTTAGAAACTCTTCTAAGAAGAAGGGTAAGGGTAAATATAAACCCAAGAAGAAGCATACTGCGCCTAAGGGTGGTGTGACCAAACCCAAAGGCAAAGGAGGCAAAGCTAACCAATCCGATGCTGAATGTTTCCATTATTAG